Part of the Arvicola amphibius chromosome 17, mArvAmp1.2, whole genome shotgun sequence genome is shown below.
AACCTTTTATTTCGGTTACTTTTAAGATTCATGAAACACTGTTAGACAACTCATGGGGATTCACAAACTGTTcgagctgagtgagataaagcaTCGTGGAGTTTCGGGCTCCTTTTCTGAAGGGGTATTGTCCTCCAAGCTACAGAATGCTCATTGTAACTCCTGGTGGCCACTATGGAACCCCCaatctgtctgtcgtctgtctgtctgtctctcccccgCCCTCCCCCTCTCATTCACTCAGACCATCAAATAAATTTGTTGATAGGTGTTTGTCCGAATGTGAAACACAGTTCAACGTTGTTTTGCTTTGACCATTTCTTTCTCCTCGagcaaaaaagaaggaagagctaTGAAGAAGTCAGGCAAATGTCATGGAAGGAGGCATCCACGACAATAAAGCAGATGCAAGCGCGGGGAATGGGATTAGCCTGCTTAAATGGAATCGAGGAGGACTTCCGAGAGAAAATACCATTGAGACACAGAATCCGAAACGAGAGCATTTCTATGCAAACAGACaaggaggagaagaaacaaaatgttGGCTATGTCTACAGTCAAAGGCCCGTCAAAATGGCCGGAGATCATGGAGGGGGCTTTAGACAGCAGCTAGGCCATGAAAGCACCTCTCACTCAGTAGAGCGAGAATTCTTTGAGCTTGGTGGCCGTGGTGGTCTAGTCAGCATTGCCCTGGCATCCTCCAGCAGGGTGCTCAGGTAAAGGGCAAAACTTCCATAAACAATCATAGGCCGAGCAAAGCAGAAACCATCGTGGCCAACGAGAAAACCATCAAAGTGTCTAAAACCAAAGATATCATAATATATAGCCCCACTTTGGCCGTGCAGTCTGTACGCTATTTTTAAAGTACTCTGGTGGCCACAGAATGGAAGGTAGATGGGACGGTGACAAGCACAGGGGACACTAAGTAAGAGGCCAAGGTCCCGGGAGAAGTGATCACTCCCTGAACAAAAGCAGAAGTTGTGGGGTTCAGAGCGTAGGAGCTGAGTGTAAGTGACCTAAAAATGcccagaaacagagaaatacattattttcaaaCAATACATTTGTTGTACTTTAAATTATATGCTAATGATATTTCCTTCAAATTCTAGATATGTTCACTGACAGATATCTCTAAATATAAAACCTAACGCCTGTAATCATTAACCTAGGTAAgagtataataaataacttgactATTTTCTCTGGTTTCTAGAATTTTGAAACATCTGTTTactggaaaatggatggagaaaattgACAAATGTCTTGGGTTTCTGGGTGAAAATGTTACACGGATGGCAATACACAATAAGATTTGAAAAGCAGGCTAGGTGTGTTCTTGCAATGAACATTCAGAGCCAACTAGCCAGTTGACGAGGGTTGGGTTAAGACCTTAGAAACCCTAGGAATGAGAAAATAAGACCTGTTACTGCTGACTGCTTTGGTGTTGGCTGGCCAGTATCTGAACAACCTTCCTTGGATATCAGCAAAGGTCAGGTATCCGTTTCCCCACCTCCCTTACACCTACATTTTAACCAGCAATGATCCCCACCCCTGCCTGTGTACAGACATGAAGGCAGGGGGGCAAAGAAGCAGGGATGAGGAGAACCCATTGTCGTGATGACCTGCGGGGCTGCGGCAACCATCCAGCTTCTGGATGGGGACACCATTAACATCCAGTGCCTCGTCCTGGGCCGAGTGTTCGCGCAAACCTTGGTGTCTGGAGAGAAGAGGTAGCAAAGACTGTAACCCGATCTGACTGGTTTGTGCTGCCTTGCGCCTCATTTCTTAAGGCCCATATTCCATCCTTGGATTtagtattttcaataaatttgTAAAGTAATCAAagttattttttacttaaagaCCAGAGTTTCTCTTTCTCGTGACTAATTTTTTAAGTCTGCTTTTCCCTGTTTGTACAGCTGTGATAAGCTCACCGATCAtcttcacacttttttttttttttatggcagcTTTGTGGAGTGTGTTTATGCGTCCTCGCAACgggggggggaagaaaatgaGGTCGATGTGAGGGTAAGCAACCTTTTCAGGTCAACACTAGTTTTCTttgacaaaaatagaaaatgctgCTCTCCCATGCCAAGCAGGCAGAAGTCTTTTTATTAACATCGTTCTCGTTGGTGCCAGTGTctcatcattttattaatttttgcctCCTTTATTCCTGTCCAggtggctttattttttatttgaaaatgtcatcACCACGTCATTAGCAATGTGCTGTTACCTGACAGTAGGAAGGCTCATCCCCAGGCCATATGGCCCAGTTGAATCTACATGGTCACGGTGTAATCCCGTTGAAATGGCTTCCCTTTGCAATCAAAACCGAATTTCACACTCTCCCAAGATGGGGACAGCTCTTGTCTTCCCAGGAGTAATATAGATCTCCCCAGGCAGCCAAGGCCAATGGAAATGGCTTTCTTCTCCAGGCTAACAGAATGTGGGGGGTAGGGCTAGGAGGTCAACTTGAATGGGAAGAAGCTGTCCGGGCGGGGAACACTAGGGGAATCAAAATCCAAAGCAATTCTCTCCATTTAGCTCCTGTGGATGACCATCAGGGATGGTCAACCCAAGTAACTTGGATAAATAAATTTATGGAATACATGTATAACAGTTATGGGATAGGTAGCTTTTCTCAATTACTCAatgctgtcatttctagagttaacTATTTGGTACtcttctcccccccacacacacaaagaaaggtcATAATGAATGGCCCGCCCATGCACTGATTTCTATCAAAGCCATCTTATTGTTTGAGTCTCAGAAATGTTAAGCAAACCTCTCATTCCATTCTAGTCTCCTGCGTGAGAATCGCTAATAGGAGTAAATATGACCCCAACTTCAATGTCTCTGGTGAAGTCAGACAAGCTGAATGCGAGAATCAATGACTCTTTCCCCCTGTTTATCGCATTTATTGTGCTGGCCTGGTATTTCGTTGCATGTTAAAACTTCTGAATCACATAGGCATATtctcacacaaatacatattgTACATTGAACGCATTTGCTGCTTTGAGTAAACCAACACCAATTGGCAATATCGTTTGTGTAAAGGGTGGCAATATGCAACAATTTGCATGGAAGTTGATTGACTGCTGATGAAATCATAATTGATTCAACCTTCTGAACTCCACgggagaaaacaaaatccaatgcAGTTTTCCTTCTATCGATTTGTCCTGAGGGAAGAATCGTGTACATGCAAAACGGGTAATAAAAGGTTTCCATTGGTTCATGTGTTGAACatagcaaaaaaggaaaagaaagaagcttttgcaaaaaaaaaaaatagacagggGAGCTAAAATGTCACCCCACATTCAATCACCATGGAAAGTGACATTATAGAAAGCAAAAGGGTCATAAAAATATGACCACTGGATTGTGAATTTCCGTCTTACCAAGCCAACTGTGAGGGATGGGGTCAGCATGGTGTTTTCCACTGCTGTATCCTGGGGGTTTAGGAAAGCCTCTGGAAAAGTATCTGTGGATTTAATGATAAAATCAATgaacatttatattataaaagtgATAGATACAATGTTTCTATATGAAATATTTCATCAGACGTTAGCTGTTTTCATCAGGGAATGACTGTCTTCCTTGTCCTTATGGATCATTATATACCATAGATATGTTCCCAGGTGGGTAAGTATGAGTCTGCatcattttaaaagttggaaTGCAGGGCCTGCAAGACGGCTCAAtaggtaaaggcatttgcaacTGAGCCCAGGAACCTGAATTTGAGccccaggccccacatggtgTAAGGAAAGAATACAGCAATCTGTCCTCTGAGGTCACATTGTGGCATGTCTAGGCCCACATAtacccacaaaataaatgtaataaaaattatggaattaccagccattatcagagaagcttcctcctgcagctggTGGGGACAAAGATAGAGACTCACAGGCAGACATGACCCAGAGAataagagaccttggaacacacagccCTCAGTGAGATGTATCCATCAAATCCCATTAGAGCTCAGCGAACCTGGTGGAAGAGGAGCCGgagtctaagagccagaggggacggaggacatcaagaaaacaggGCCCTTCAAATCCACATGTGCAAAACTCACATaagctcacaaagactgaagccACACGCACAGGGCTTGCACGGATCTGCAACAGGTCCTCTGCACGCATACGTGGCTTCCAGCTGAGTGTTCTCACATGGTTTCTCAGTGTGTAAAGGAGTGGGTCTCTGATTGGTTTGCcgtctcttgggctcttttccctCTTTCGGTTTGTTTTGTCCAACTCTGATATGGTagtttttgtcatattttatcttttatattttaaaaactgggtgAATGAATCAATGAACACACAGCTCCTGGGATAACAGTTAGTAACTGAATCGTGACTTACGCTTGCTGAGCAAGGGACGGTTCGTCTTCTCCAGTAGAGCAACAGTAGGAAAATCAACCACTCCAGGACAGGCCTTAGAGTCAAGAGCAGTTGACCAACATGTAACGGACTAcacagtttttttgtgtgtttttatttggttatagtttggttgtgtctttttttttttttttggaggtgagtgtttgttttgttttctttgttttgtgggaGTTCTGTTATTGtactggggttttatttgtttgtttgttgagaaggAACTGAAAGTTGGGTTGTAGGGAGGCGGAGCTGATCTGGAAGGAATTAGAGaaggggaagaatatgatcaaaacatatttaagtttaaaaattgttttaaataatcaaaACTAATGTCATAAAATTCTTTGCAATTACATATAATTTGAGAGCATGTAAATAATTGTGTGAAccaatattttaaagtttcaacTACCTTCATGTTTTTAGCAATGCAAAAATTATCTACAAAAATACTGTCTGCTGTCTCTGTTTTGAACTTGTCTGATTTTTCCCCCCATAATCAAGTGCCCAGAATTAGCAAATTTGTTGTCATTTTTAGATGACCTCTGGTAATGAATGAGCCACTCATGGGAGTAGATACCCTACTTAGGTGTCACCCAG
Proteins encoded:
- the LOC119803256 gene encoding uncharacterized protein LOC119803256; translation: MVLNQVPEVVLGHTDKLQRIRELIGCRHASAVSCLRRGRVGLPDPERVSKGGGGQVKGEQTGDQLAREVPAEPLAKREAGQPSDQTQRYFSRGFPKPPGYSSGKHHADPIPHSWLGQIDRRKTALDFVFSRGVQKVESIMISSAVNQLPCKLLHIATLYTNDIANWCWFTQSSKCVQCTICICVRICLCDSEVLTCNEIPGQHNKCDKQGERVIDSRIQLV